In one Lolium rigidum isolate FL_2022 chromosome 3, APGP_CSIRO_Lrig_0.1, whole genome shotgun sequence genomic region, the following are encoded:
- the LOC124700796 gene encoding zinc finger A20 and AN1 domain-containing stress-associated protein 7-like has translation MADHASATAQKRKCPEEETTAGTCATGCGFFGTAATGGMCSKCYAEHVVSAGADTKTSAKSIFIASDSSTAPPAKRAKMITAGSSSDAAAAAGAVDTSLPSVKQQATAANRCATCRKKVGLLAFRCRCEGTFCSVHRYSDKHECGFDYKSAGREQIAKHNPIVVADKIIRI, from the coding sequence ATGGCGGATCACGCGTCGGCGACCGCGCAGAAGCGGAAGTGCCCAGAGGAGGAGACGACGGCCGGCACGTGCGCCACCGGATGCGGCTTCTTCGGAACCGCTGCCACCGGCGGAATGTGCTCCAAGTGCTACGCGGAgcacgtcgtctccgccggcgccGACACCAAGACCTCCGCGAAGAGCATCTTCATCGCCTCTGACTCTTCCACCGCGCCACCGGCGAAGAGGGCCAAGATGATCACCGCCGGGTCGTCTTCTGACGCTGCGGCTGCCGCTGGCGCAGTTGACACCTCTCTGCCGTCCGTGAAGCAGCAGGCCACTGCGGCGAACCGGTGCGCGACGTGCCGCAAGAAGGTGGGGCTGCTTGCGTTCCGGTGCCGTTGCGAGGGGACGTTCTGCAGTGTGCATCGCTACTCCGACAAGCATGAGTGCGGGTTCGACTACAAGAGCGCCGGACGGGAGCAGATCGCCAAGCACAATCCCATCGTGGTCGCTGACAAGATAATCCGAATCTGA